The Streptomyces sp. NBC_01275 genome has a segment encoding these proteins:
- a CDS encoding HIT domain-containing protein produces MLPCMTSEPEQQIGVGTQDAFQRLWTPHRMAYIQGENKPTGPGADDGCPFCSIPAKSDEDGLVVRRGEHVYAVLNLYPYNGGHLMTVPYRHVADYTDLTGPETAELAELTKQAMTALRTASGAQGFNIGMNQGTVAGAGIAAHLHQHIVPRWGGDTNFMPVVGHTRVLPQLLADTRKMLAEAWPTAS; encoded by the coding sequence ATGCTGCCTTGCATGACGAGTGAGCCGGAGCAGCAGATCGGAGTGGGGACGCAGGACGCGTTCCAGCGCCTGTGGACGCCCCACCGGATGGCCTACATCCAGGGTGAGAACAAGCCGACCGGCCCGGGGGCCGACGACGGCTGCCCGTTCTGCTCGATCCCGGCGAAATCCGACGAGGACGGCCTGGTGGTCCGGCGCGGGGAGCATGTGTACGCGGTGCTGAACCTGTACCCGTACAACGGCGGCCACCTGATGACCGTCCCGTACCGGCATGTGGCCGACTACACGGACCTGACCGGGCCGGAGACCGCCGAGCTGGCCGAGCTGACCAAGCAGGCGATGACGGCGCTGCGCACCGCGTCCGGCGCGCAGGGCTTCAACATCGGCATGAACCAGGGCACGGTGGCGGGCGCGGGCATCGCCGCCCATCTCCACCAGCACATCGTGCCCCGCTGGGGCGGGGACACCAACTTCATGCCGGTGGTGGGCCACACGCGCGTGCTGCCGCAGCTGCTGGCGGACACGCGGAAGATGCTGGCGGAGGCCTGGCCCACGGCTTCCTAG
- a CDS encoding Tat pathway signal sequence domain protein, which produces MSPIPRRSLLKAAAVAGAAAQFSWALGAKDAEAAPRAAAADADPVTLDWLEDGGLGAAPGSTLGVPWPMGAFQDDQTFALADADGKDVPVQSWPIAYWPDGSLKWTAHAVSSGSGKLTLAAGAPAAPAKKVTVDKSGGTIDVSTGVITAKIGKSGATLIKSVTRGSTEIARNGRLVLIRQPEIEDEDQGTVKTERFEGAVDAVAVEQEGPVRAVVRIDGKHRKGSRSWLPFSIRLYFYAGADSFRMVHTITYDGKQEPGKASGDFIRGLGVRFTVPMRDASYDRHIRIGGEGSGLLREAVKGITGLRRDPGAAVQAAQYAGQKLPDPATWDQRVTTRLQYIPEWGDYTLSQLSADGFTLRKRTKKGYGWIGAGGGKRASGFGYVGGVSGGFSFGLRDFWEKHPAQLDVRDAHTDEAEVTLWLWSPEAQPMDLRFYHDGMGQDTFPEQLEGLNITYEDYEPGFGTPYGIARTSELLFWANESTPTPEKLAEQVEAVRELPQLVAPPKQLIKAKVFGPGLYSEPDRSTPAKAKIEDHLDFLFTYYKDQVEQRRWYGFWDYGDIMHTYDTVRHQWRYDIGGYAWDNSELSPDLWLWYAYIRSGRSDIFRFAEAMTRHTGEVDVYHLGQWAGLGTRHGVQHYADSAKQQRIANTTYRRYYYFLTADERVGDLMHANVDSDETFLALDPLRKIRTEPYTPDRHALSIGFGTDWSGLVSAWLTEWERKGPKWEKAKARVLSTMETIAAQPNGFVQGSGLYDLDTGRFAVATTPVVGVSHLSAVFGLNELCAELIHLVDMPAFNEAYFDYCRYFNATKAEQAARYGSNFGTLLLFQGHSRLDAYAAVQTGDATLAKRAWTKFYSSDGYMESSPWKTEPLSGPATLVAGSEAAWVSTNDTALYGLAAIENLALLGDKMP; this is translated from the coding sequence ATGTCTCCCATCCCCCGCAGGTCCCTTCTCAAGGCGGCGGCCGTCGCCGGAGCCGCCGCCCAGTTCAGCTGGGCGCTAGGGGCGAAGGACGCCGAGGCCGCGCCGAGAGCCGCGGCGGCGGACGCGGATCCGGTGACCCTGGACTGGCTGGAGGACGGCGGTCTCGGGGCCGCCCCCGGCTCCACCCTAGGCGTGCCCTGGCCGATGGGCGCCTTCCAGGACGACCAGACCTTCGCGCTCGCCGACGCCGACGGCAAGGACGTCCCCGTACAGTCCTGGCCGATCGCCTACTGGCCGGACGGGTCCCTCAAGTGGACCGCGCACGCGGTGAGTTCGGGCTCCGGCAAGCTCACCCTCGCCGCCGGCGCGCCCGCCGCCCCCGCCAAGAAGGTCACCGTCGACAAGAGCGGCGGCACCATCGACGTCTCGACCGGCGTCATCACCGCGAAGATCGGCAAGTCGGGCGCCACGCTCATCAAGTCGGTCACCCGAGGCTCCACCGAGATCGCCAGGAACGGCCGGCTGGTCCTGATCCGCCAGCCCGAGATCGAGGACGAGGACCAGGGCACGGTCAAGACCGAGCGCTTCGAGGGCGCCGTCGACGCCGTCGCCGTCGAGCAGGAGGGCCCGGTCCGCGCGGTCGTCCGCATCGACGGCAAACACCGCAAGGGCAGCCGCAGTTGGCTGCCCTTCTCCATCCGCCTCTACTTCTACGCGGGCGCCGACTCCTTCCGCATGGTGCACACCATCACCTACGACGGGAAGCAGGAACCGGGCAAGGCCAGCGGCGACTTCATCCGCGGCCTCGGCGTCCGCTTCACCGTCCCGATGCGCGACGCGTCCTACGACCGCCACATCCGCATCGGCGGCGAAGGCTCCGGCCTGCTGCGCGAGGCCGTCAAGGGCATCACCGGCCTGCGCCGCGACCCCGGCGCCGCCGTCCAGGCCGCCCAGTACGCGGGCCAGAAACTCCCCGACCCGGCCACCTGGGACCAGCGGGTCACCACCCGCCTCCAGTACATCCCCGAGTGGGGCGACTACACCCTCTCCCAGCTCTCCGCCGACGGCTTCACCCTCCGCAAACGCACCAAGAAGGGCTACGGCTGGATCGGCGCCGGCGGCGGCAAGCGGGCCTCCGGCTTCGGCTACGTCGGCGGCGTGAGCGGCGGATTCTCCTTCGGCCTGCGGGACTTCTGGGAGAAGCACCCCGCCCAGCTCGACGTCCGCGACGCGCACACCGACGAGGCCGAGGTCACCCTCTGGCTCTGGTCGCCCGAGGCCCAGCCCATGGACCTGCGCTTCTACCACGACGGCATGGGCCAGGACACCTTCCCCGAGCAGCTCGAGGGCCTCAACATCACCTACGAGGACTACGAGCCCGGCTTCGGCACCCCCTACGGAATCGCCCGTACCTCCGAACTCCTCTTCTGGGCCAACGAGTCCACGCCCACGCCCGAGAAGCTCGCCGAACAGGTCGAGGCCGTACGGGAGTTGCCGCAGCTCGTCGCCCCGCCCAAGCAGCTCATCAAGGCGAAGGTCTTCGGCCCCGGCCTCTACTCCGAGCCGGACCGCTCCACCCCCGCCAAGGCCAAGATCGAGGACCACCTCGACTTCCTCTTCACCTACTACAAGGACCAGGTGGAGCAACGCCGTTGGTACGGCTTCTGGGACTACGGCGACATCATGCACACCTACGACACCGTCCGGCACCAGTGGCGGTACGACATCGGCGGCTACGCCTGGGACAACTCCGAGCTCTCGCCGGACCTCTGGCTCTGGTACGCGTACATACGGTCCGGCCGGTCCGACATCTTCCGCTTCGCCGAGGCGATGACCCGGCACACCGGCGAGGTCGACGTCTACCACCTCGGCCAGTGGGCGGGCCTGGGCACCCGGCACGGTGTGCAGCACTACGCCGACAGCGCCAAGCAGCAGCGCATCGCCAACACCACCTACCGCCGCTACTACTACTTCCTCACCGCCGACGAACGCGTCGGCGACCTCATGCACGCCAACGTCGACTCCGACGAGACGTTCCTCGCCCTGGACCCGCTGCGCAAGATCCGCACCGAGCCGTACACGCCCGACCGGCACGCCCTGTCGATCGGCTTCGGCACCGACTGGAGCGGCCTGGTGTCGGCGTGGCTGACCGAGTGGGAGCGCAAGGGCCCCAAGTGGGAGAAGGCCAAGGCACGCGTCCTGTCCACCATGGAGACCATCGCCGCCCAGCCCAACGGCTTCGTGCAGGGCAGCGGCTTGTACGACCTCGACACCGGCAGGTTCGCGGTCGCCACGACCCCCGTCGTCGGCGTCTCGCACCTCTCCGCCGTCTTCGGCCTCAACGAGCTGTGCGCCGAGCTCATCCACCTGGTCGACATGCCGGCCTTCAACGAGGCCTACTTCGACTACTGCCGCTACTTCAACGCCACCAAGGCGGAACAGGCGGCGCGCTACGGCTCCAACTTCGGCACGTTGCTGCTCTTCCAGGGCCACTCCCGCCTGGACGCGTACGCCGCCGTCCAGACCGGGGACGCGACGCTCGCCAAGCGGGCGTGGACGAAGTTCTACAGCTCCGACGGCTACATGGAGTCCTCGCCCTGGAAGACGGAGCCGCTGAGCGGCCCCGCCACCCTCGTCGCGGGCAGCGAGGCCGCCTGGGTGTCCACCAACGACACCGCCCTCTACGGCCTCGCCGCCATCGAGAACCTGGCACTCCTGGGCGACAAGATGCCGTAG
- a CDS encoding 3'-5' exonuclease: MANWYEGPLAAFDTETTGVDVEADRIVSAALVVQDAPGVRPRVSRWLVNPGVPVPAEATAVHGLTEEHLQRNGRWPAPVMFEIAELLAEQAAAGRPLVVMNAPFDLTLLDRELRRHRASSLGHWLEPAPLRVLDPRVLDKHLDRYRKGRRTLTDLCGHYGVTLADAHDAAADALASLEVVRALGRRFAARLERLSPAELHALQTAWHAAQARGLQAWFARSGTPETVDTSWPLRPALSAAA; this comes from the coding sequence ATGGCGAACTGGTACGAGGGGCCGCTGGCCGCTTTCGACACGGAGACGACGGGCGTCGACGTGGAGGCCGACCGGATCGTGTCGGCCGCTCTCGTCGTCCAGGACGCGCCGGGCGTCCGGCCGCGGGTGAGCCGCTGGCTGGTGAACCCGGGCGTGCCGGTGCCCGCCGAGGCGACGGCGGTGCACGGACTGACGGAGGAGCATCTGCAGCGCAACGGCCGGTGGCCGGCGCCGGTGATGTTCGAGATAGCCGAGCTGCTGGCCGAACAGGCGGCCGCGGGACGGCCGTTGGTGGTGATGAACGCGCCGTTCGATCTGACGCTGCTCGACCGTGAGCTGCGTCGCCACCGCGCGTCGTCGCTGGGCCACTGGCTGGAGCCGGCGCCGCTGCGGGTGCTGGACCCGAGGGTCCTGGACAAGCATCTGGACCGCTACCGCAAGGGCCGGCGCACGCTCACCGACCTGTGCGGGCACTACGGCGTGACGCTGGCCGACGCGCATGACGCGGCGGCGGACGCGCTGGCCTCGCTGGAGGTCGTGCGGGCGCTGGGGCGGCGGTTCGCAGCGCGGCTGGAGCGGTTGTCCCCGGCGGAGCTGCACGCGCTGCAGACGGCGTGGCACGCGGCGCAGGCGCGGGGGCTCCAGGCGTGGTTCGCGCGCAGCGGCACTCCGGAGACGGTGGACACGTCGTGGCCGTTGCGCCCGGCGCTGTCCGCCGCGGCCTAA
- the thrS gene encoding threonine--tRNA ligase: MSDVRVIIQRDSEREERTVTTGTTAADLFAGERSIIAARVGGELRDLSYVLSDEEEVEGVEISSEDGLNILRHSTAHVMAQAVQEIFPEAKLGIGPPVKDGFYYDFDVEKPFTPEDLKAVEKKMQEIQKRGQRFARRVVTDEAAREELADEPYKLELIGLKGAASTDDGADVEVGAGELTIYDNLDAKTGDLCWKDLCRGPHLPSTRLIPAFKLMRNAAAYWRGSEKNPMLQRIYGTAWPSKEELKAHLDFLAEAEKRDHRKLGSELDLFSIPEQIGSGLAVFHPKGGIIRRVMEDYSRRRHEEEGYEFVYTPHATKGKLFETSGHLDWYADGMYPPMQLDEGVDYYLKPMNCPMHNLIFDARGRSYRELPLRLFEFGTVYRYEKSGVVHGLTRARGFTQDDAHIYCTREQMSEELDKTLTFVLGLLRDYGLNDFYLELSTKDPEKFVGSDEVWEEATETLREVAEKQGLPLVPDPGGAAFYGPKISVQTKDAIGRTWQMSTIQLDFNLPERFDLEYTGPDGSKQRPVMIHRALFGSIERFFAVLLEHYAGAFPAWLAPVQALGIPIGDGHVEYLEKFAAAAKKQGLRVEVDSSSDRMQKKIRNAQKQKVPFMVIAGDEDMSNGSVSFRYRDGSQENGIPFDEAIAKIAKVVEERTQV; encoded by the coding sequence GTGTCAGACGTCCGTGTGATCATCCAACGCGATTCCGAGCGGGAAGAGCGCACGGTGACGACGGGCACTACGGCCGCCGACCTCTTCGCCGGCGAGCGCTCGATCATCGCCGCGCGCGTGGGCGGCGAGCTCAGGGACCTGTCGTACGTGCTCTCCGACGAGGAAGAGGTCGAGGGCGTCGAGATCTCCTCCGAGGACGGCCTCAACATCCTGCGCCACTCCACCGCGCACGTGATGGCCCAGGCCGTGCAGGAGATCTTCCCCGAGGCCAAGCTGGGCATCGGCCCGCCGGTCAAGGACGGCTTCTACTACGACTTCGACGTCGAGAAGCCGTTCACGCCCGAGGACCTCAAGGCCGTCGAGAAGAAGATGCAGGAGATCCAGAAGCGGGGCCAGCGCTTCGCCCGCCGCGTGGTCACCGACGAGGCGGCCCGCGAGGAGCTGGCCGACGAGCCGTACAAGCTGGAGCTCATCGGCCTCAAGGGCGCGGCCTCCACCGACGACGGCGCGGACGTCGAGGTCGGCGCCGGCGAGCTGACGATCTACGACAACCTGGACGCCAAGACCGGCGACCTGTGCTGGAAGGACCTCTGCCGCGGTCCCCACCTGCCCTCCACCCGCCTCATCCCGGCGTTCAAGCTGATGCGCAACGCGGCCGCCTACTGGCGCGGCAGCGAGAAGAACCCCATGCTCCAGCGCATCTACGGCACGGCCTGGCCCTCCAAGGAGGAGCTGAAGGCGCACCTCGACTTCCTCGCCGAGGCCGAGAAGCGCGACCACCGCAAGCTGGGCAGCGAGCTGGACCTCTTCTCCATCCCGGAGCAGATCGGCTCCGGCCTCGCCGTCTTCCACCCCAAGGGCGGCATCATCCGCCGCGTGATGGAGGACTACTCGCGCCGCCGGCACGAGGAGGAGGGCTACGAGTTCGTCTACACCCCGCACGCGACGAAGGGGAAGCTCTTCGAGACGTCCGGGCACCTGGACTGGTACGCCGACGGCATGTACCCGCCCATGCAGCTCGACGAGGGCGTGGACTACTACCTCAAGCCCATGAACTGCCCGATGCACAACCTGATCTTCGACGCGCGCGGCCGCTCCTACCGTGAACTGCCGCTGCGCCTCTTCGAGTTCGGGACCGTGTACCGGTACGAGAAGTCCGGCGTCGTGCACGGCCTGACCCGTGCGCGCGGCTTCACGCAGGACGACGCGCACATCTACTGCACCCGCGAGCAGATGTCGGAGGAGCTCGACAAGACGCTCACCTTCGTCCTCGGCCTGCTGCGGGACTACGGCCTCAACGACTTCTACCTCGAGCTGTCCACCAAGGACCCGGAGAAGTTCGTCGGCTCCGACGAGGTCTGGGAGGAGGCGACCGAGACGCTGCGCGAGGTCGCCGAGAAGCAGGGCCTGCCCCTCGTTCCCGACCCGGGCGGCGCCGCCTTCTACGGGCCGAAGATCTCCGTCCAGACCAAGGACGCCATCGGCCGCACCTGGCAGATGTCGACCATCCAGCTCGACTTCAACCTGCCCGAGCGCTTCGACCTGGAGTACACGGGCCCCGACGGCTCCAAGCAGCGTCCGGTCATGATCCACCGCGCGCTGTTCGGCTCCATCGAGCGGTTCTTCGCGGTGCTCCTGGAGCACTACGCGGGCGCGTTCCCGGCGTGGCTGGCCCCGGTCCAGGCGCTCGGCATCCCGATCGGCGACGGGCACGTGGAGTACCTGGAGAAGTTCGCCGCGGCCGCCAAGAAGCAGGGGCTGCGGGTCGAGGTCGACTCGTCCTCCGACCGGATGCAGAAGAAGATCCGCAACGCCCAGAAGCAGAAGGTGCCCTTCATGGTCATCGCGGGCGACGAGGACATGTCGAACGGCTCGGTGTCCTTCCGCTACCGCGACGGCTCGCAGGAGAACGGCATCCCGTTCGACGAGGCCATCGCGAAGATCGCGAAGGTCGTGGAGGAGCGGACGCAGGTCTGA
- a CDS encoding SCO7613 C-terminal domain-containing membrane protein encodes MTHIPPPVEELRLLDTELRQLDSRRAQLLARRAWLVTALQQPVRPIASAPVGPPRPEATAPGVQNVLLLLGGILLTVAAMVFTLVSWGHLGIVGRSLVLGAVTLAVLGAPVALLRRGLRSTAESVAGLGLALTALDAFALHEVAFRAADSTTYVATCATALAALWTAYGTAFGGLRLPRPAGLLIAQLPLPLWVVAAGGGPYAVTAGVLLTAAADAAVALRAVSVRPVAVVCAFGAGGYGVLAAGLLCLDASGPGAAARAAALLFLAAVIALAAARFTPRPGLATGTALAGALCAVAGVGGVLRVSVPGEWVVPACLACGIALLPAARGTEPVRRGLTLASVVVQAGAVLSAAPAVGVTLLGPTAWLGRVWAGAPQDARTAATVDAFWPPHSATAPLVLAAVAAVLVLRGAQWRPHALALAWGAVIVFPTALELPYSMGLSVLGIAVVALLGLGTRPAIGLALATSVSLGLLSLAAENATLAVLASLTAVFAVAARRGRLTPVSAAASLGYATALACAVGASAGWRPEQIALLVLAIPVAAALIAPRIDDSATTVAVETTGAVAGLVAVGLAVFDPPLLALVLSLCAVIAAGTAVRPDRRPVGYAAAALFALAAWVRLASWGVTVPEAYTLPVTVPALLVGALRRRRAPETSSWTAYGPGLAATLLPSLAAAWGGTGWTRPLLLGTAALLLTLLGGRHRIQAPLVLGGSVLVLDGVRELSPYLVQMADALPRWVPPALAGLLLLAVGATYEQRLRDVRRVREVLGRMN; translated from the coding sequence ATGACGCATATTCCGCCTCCGGTCGAGGAGTTGCGGCTCCTCGACACCGAGCTGCGGCAACTGGACTCCCGCCGGGCCCAGTTGCTGGCCCGCCGCGCCTGGCTGGTGACCGCGCTTCAGCAGCCGGTACGGCCGATCGCGTCGGCGCCTGTGGGACCGCCCCGCCCGGAGGCCACCGCACCGGGCGTGCAGAACGTTCTTCTCCTGCTCGGCGGCATCCTGCTCACGGTCGCGGCGATGGTGTTCACGCTGGTCAGCTGGGGGCACCTGGGGATCGTCGGCCGGTCCCTGGTGCTCGGCGCGGTGACGCTGGCCGTGCTCGGCGCACCGGTGGCGCTGCTGCGGCGGGGGCTGCGCTCGACCGCCGAGTCGGTCGCGGGCCTCGGCCTCGCGCTCACGGCGCTGGACGCGTTCGCCCTGCACGAGGTGGCGTTCCGGGCCGCGGACAGCACGACGTACGTGGCGACCTGCGCGACGGCTCTCGCCGCGCTCTGGACGGCGTACGGCACGGCCTTCGGCGGCCTTCGCCTGCCCCGCCCGGCCGGGCTGCTGATCGCCCAACTCCCCCTGCCTCTCTGGGTGGTGGCGGCCGGCGGCGGGCCGTACGCGGTCACGGCCGGGGTGCTGCTGACGGCGGCGGCGGACGCGGCGGTCGCGCTGCGAGCGGTGTCCGTGCGGCCCGTCGCCGTGGTGTGCGCGTTCGGGGCGGGCGGCTACGGCGTGCTGGCGGCCGGTCTGCTCTGCCTGGACGCGTCCGGTCCGGGCGCCGCCGCCCGTGCGGCGGCGCTCCTGTTCCTCGCGGCGGTCATCGCGTTGGCCGCCGCGAGGTTCACCCCCCGGCCCGGGCTCGCAACGGGTACGGCGCTGGCGGGCGCCCTGTGCGCGGTCGCCGGCGTCGGCGGTGTCCTGCGCGTGTCGGTGCCCGGCGAGTGGGTCGTGCCCGCGTGTCTGGCCTGCGGAATCGCCCTGCTGCCCGCCGCGCGGGGCACGGAGCCGGTGCGCCGGGGTCTCACTCTGGCCTCCGTCGTCGTGCAGGCCGGTGCGGTGCTGTCGGCGGCGCCGGCCGTGGGCGTCACGCTGCTCGGGCCGACGGCCTGGCTGGGCCGGGTGTGGGCGGGGGCTCCGCAGGACGCTCGTACGGCGGCGACGGTCGACGCGTTCTGGCCGCCGCACTCGGCCACCGCTCCGCTGGTCCTCGCCGCGGTCGCCGCAGTCCTCGTGCTGCGCGGCGCCCAGTGGCGCCCGCATGCGCTCGCCTTGGCGTGGGGGGCGGTGATCGTGTTCCCCACGGCGCTCGAACTGCCGTACAGCATGGGCCTGTCGGTGCTCGGGATCGCCGTCGTGGCGCTCCTCGGGCTCGGGACTCGGCCGGCGATCGGGCTCGCCCTGGCGACCTCCGTCAGTCTCGGCCTCCTCTCCCTGGCCGCCGAGAACGCGACCCTGGCCGTACTCGCGTCGCTGACCGCCGTGTTCGCGGTGGCCGCCCGGCGCGGGCGGCTCACCCCGGTGTCCGCGGCCGCCTCCCTCGGATACGCGACGGCGCTGGCGTGCGCGGTGGGCGCCTCCGCCGGCTGGCGGCCGGAGCAGATCGCACTGCTGGTGCTGGCGATCCCGGTGGCCGCGGCCCTGATCGCGCCGCGGATCGACGACTCGGCCACGACGGTCGCGGTCGAGACGACGGGAGCCGTGGCCGGCCTGGTCGCCGTCGGCCTCGCGGTCTTCGACCCGCCGCTGCTCGCCCTGGTGCTGTCCCTGTGCGCGGTGATCGCCGCGGGCACCGCCGTACGCCCCGACCGCCGACCCGTCGGCTACGCGGCCGCCGCCCTCTTCGCGCTGGCCGCCTGGGTCCGGCTGGCGTCCTGGGGCGTCACCGTGCCCGAGGCCTACACGCTGCCGGTGACCGTTCCGGCGCTGCTGGTCGGAGCCCTGCGCCGGCGCCGCGCCCCCGAGACGTCGTCCTGGACGGCGTACGGTCCCGGGCTCGCCGCCACGCTGCTGCCGAGCCTCGCCGCCGCCTGGGGCGGGACGGGCTGGACCCGTCCGCTGCTGCTCGGCACGGCAGCCCTGCTGCTCACCCTGCTGGGCGGCCGGCACCGGATCCAGGCGCCCCTCGTGCTGGGCGGCTCGGTGCTCGTCCTGGACGGGGTGCGCGAACTCTCCCCGTATCTCGTCCAGATGGCCGACGCGCTCCCCCGCTGGGTTCCTCCCGCCCTCGCCGGACTGCTGCTGCTCGCCGTCGGCGCGACGTACGAGCAGCGACTGCGGGACGTCCGACGGGTGCGGGAGGTCCTGGGGCGGATGAACTAG
- a CDS encoding DUF4365 domain-containing protein: MAIAQPERGGLLPERTGPHRGTLATTACMETLQVGYLHAVAAAAGCSLSQPFPDNGIDWHVSHSAPGHTVDDEVTIKVQLKATYQIPPGPPGRSFSFTLDNDHLRKLARTPVSVHKILVVMIVPRSQDQWLRAGHDRLDLRHCCYWVNLAGHPITGRTRTTVRIPTARIFDDRALCEIMTRVGTGGRP; the protein is encoded by the coding sequence ATGGCGATAGCGCAGCCCGAGCGGGGCGGGCTGCTGCCCGAACGCACGGGCCCCCATCGCGGCACACTCGCCACCACCGCCTGCATGGAGACCCTGCAGGTGGGCTATCTGCACGCGGTCGCGGCGGCCGCGGGGTGCTCGCTGTCCCAGCCGTTCCCCGACAACGGCATCGACTGGCACGTCAGCCACAGCGCGCCCGGACACACGGTGGACGACGAGGTCACCATCAAGGTGCAGCTCAAGGCCACCTACCAGATCCCGCCCGGCCCACCGGGCCGCTCCTTCTCCTTCACCCTCGACAACGACCACCTGCGCAAACTCGCCCGCACCCCGGTGTCGGTGCACAAGATTCTCGTCGTGATGATCGTCCCCCGGTCGCAGGACCAGTGGCTGCGCGCCGGCCACGACCGCCTCGACCTGCGGCACTGCTGCTACTGGGTCAATCTCGCCGGCCACCCGATCACCGGGCGGACCCGGACCACCGTGCGGATACCGACCGCACGCATCTTCGACGACCGAGCGCTGTGCGAGATCATGACGCGGGTCGGGACGGGAGGCAGACCATGA
- a CDS encoding potassium channel family protein — MDADSPQARWEQRTELPLALASLAFLAGYALHVLAPGLPPFWHDLCLTVIFTAWALFIVDYAVRWRLSGQRLRFVRTHWLDSLVVLLPLLRPLRIVRLYEAVQRRHGQPRLSLHARVITYAGVSTALLGFAGALAVYAQERDAPGTTMHTFGDAVWWACSTLSTVGYGDVVPVTSMGRFIATGLMACGLALLGAVTGSFSSWLIQVFSLKDESGDA, encoded by the coding sequence ATGGACGCAGACAGCCCCCAGGCCCGCTGGGAACAGCGCACCGAGCTCCCGCTCGCACTCGCCTCGCTGGCGTTCCTCGCCGGCTACGCCCTCCACGTCCTCGCCCCCGGTCTCCCGCCCTTCTGGCACGACCTGTGCCTGACGGTGATCTTCACCGCCTGGGCGCTGTTCATCGTCGACTACGCGGTGCGCTGGCGGCTCAGCGGACAGCGGCTGCGCTTCGTCCGCACTCACTGGCTGGACAGCCTGGTCGTGCTCCTGCCCCTGCTGCGCCCGCTGCGGATCGTGCGGCTCTACGAGGCCGTACAGCGCCGGCACGGACAGCCCCGGCTGTCGCTGCACGCGCGCGTGATCACGTACGCGGGGGTGTCGACGGCTCTGCTGGGCTTCGCCGGCGCGCTCGCCGTCTACGCCCAGGAACGCGATGCGCCGGGCACCACCATGCACACCTTCGGGGACGCGGTCTGGTGGGCCTGCTCCACGCTCTCCACGGTCGGCTACGGCGATGTCGTCCCGGTCACCTCGATGGGCAGGTTCATCGCGACCGGCCTGATGGCGTGCGGGCTGGCCCTGCTGGGCGCGGTCACCGGCTCGTTCTCGTCCTGGCTGATCCAGGTGTTCTCGCTGAAGGACGAGTCGGGAGACGCCTAG
- a CDS encoding SRPBCC family protein encodes MDWTHYRFLSLWALPAPPAVVYAALERAEDYPLWWRQLREVHRIDDTTGAVRIRSLLPYDMTFTARAVRRDPAAGVLEIAVSGDIVGWARWTVTPDDGGGTLARYEQTVEVNKPLLRRFAVPGRPVFRANHWLMMRAGRRGLAAYLEAV; translated from the coding sequence ATGGACTGGACCCATTACCGCTTTCTCAGCCTGTGGGCCCTGCCCGCGCCGCCCGCCGTCGTGTACGCCGCGCTGGAGCGGGCCGAGGACTATCCGCTCTGGTGGCGGCAGCTGCGCGAAGTACACCGGATCGACGACACCACCGGCGCCGTCCGCATCCGTTCGCTCCTGCCCTACGACATGACCTTCACCGCACGGGCCGTACGGCGCGATCCGGCGGCCGGAGTGCTGGAGATCGCCGTGTCCGGCGACATCGTCGGCTGGGCGCGCTGGACCGTCACCCCCGACGACGGCGGCGGCACGCTCGCCCGTTACGAGCAGACCGTCGAGGTGAACAAGCCGCTGCTGCGCCGCTTCGCCGTGCCCGGGCGGCCGGTGTTCCGCGCCAACCACTGGCTGATGATGCGCGCCGGACGGCGCGGACTCGCGGCGTACCTCGAAGCGGTTTGA